One genomic region from Delphinus delphis chromosome 14, mDelDel1.2, whole genome shotgun sequence encodes:
- the EEF1A1 gene encoding elongation factor 1-alpha 1 translates to MGKEKTHINIVVIGHVDSGKSTTTGHLIYKCGGIDKRTIEKFEKEAAEMGKGSFKYAWVLDKLKAERERGITIDISLWKFETSKYYVTIIDAPGHRDFIKNMITGTSQADCAVLIVAAGVGEFEAGISKNGQTREHALLAYTLGVKQLIVGVNKMDSTEPPYSQKRYEEIVKEVSTYIKKIGYNPDTVAFVPISGWNGDNMLEPSANMPWFKGWKVTRKDGNASGTTLLEALDCILPPTRPTDKPLRLPLQDVYKIGGIGTVPVGRVETGVLKPGMVVTFAPVNVTTEVKSVEMHHEALSEALPGDNVGFNVKNVSVKDVRRGNVAGDSKNDPPMEAAGFTAQVIILNHPGQISAGYAPVLDCHTAHIACKFAELKEKIDRRSGKKLEDGPKFLKSGDAAIVDMVPGKPMCVESFSDYPPLGRFAVRDMRQTVAVGVIKAVDKKAAGAGKVTKSAQKAQRAK, encoded by the exons ATGGGGAAGGAGAAGACGCACATCAACATCGTTGTCATTGGACACGTAGATTCGGGGAAGTCCACCACTACTGGCCATCTGATCTACAAATGTGGTGGGATCGACAAGAGAACCATTGAAAAGTTCGAGAAGGAGGCAGCCGAG ATGGGGAAGGGCTCCTTTAAGTATGCCTGGGTCTTGGACAAACTGAAAGCTGAACGTGAGCGTGGTATCACCATTGATATATCCCTATGGAAATTCGAGACCAGCAAGTACTATGTGACCATCATTGATGCCCCAGGACACAGAGACTTCATCAAAAACATGATTACAGGCACATCCCAG GCTGACTGTGCTGTCCTGATTGTTGCTGCTGGTGTTGGTGAATTTGAAGCAGGTATTTCCAAGAATGGGCAGACCCGTGAGCATGCTCTTCTGGCCTACACTCTGGGTGTGAAACAACTAATTGTTGGAGTTAACAAAATGGATTCCACCGAGCCACCATACAGCCAGAAGAGATATGAGGAAATTGTAAAGGAAGTCAGcacctacattaagaaaattgGCTACAACCCAGACACGGTAGCATTTGTGCCAATTTCTGGCTGGAATGGCGACAACATGCTGGAGCCAAGTGCTAAC ATGCCGTGGTTCAAGGGATGGAAAGTCACTCGTAAAGATGGCAATGCCAGTGGAACCACACTGCTTGAAGCTCTGGATTGCATCCTGCCACCAACTCGCCCAACTGACAAACCCTTGCGTTTGCCCCTTCAGGATGTCTACAAAATTGGTG gTATTGGCACTGTCCCTGTGGGTCGAGTGGAGACTGGTGTTCTCAAACCTGGCATGGTGGTCACCTTTGCTCCAGTCAATGTGACAACTGAAGTGAAGTCTGTTGAAATGCATCATGAAGCTTTGAGTGAGGCCCTTCCTGGGGACAATGTGGGCTTCAATGTCAAGAACGTGTCTGTCAAAGATGTTCGTCGTGGCAATGTAGCTGGTGACAGCAAAAATGACCCACCGATGGAAGCAGCTGGCTTCACAGCTCAG GTGATTATCTTGAACCATCCAGGCCAAATCAGTGCTGGCTATGCACCTGTGCTGGATTGTCACACGGCTCACATTGCCTGCAAGTTTGCTGAGCTGAAGGAGAAGATTGATCGTCGTTCTGGGAAAAAGCTGGAAGATGGCCCCAAATTCTTGAAATCTGGTGATGCAGCCATCGTTGATATGGTTCCTGGCAAACCcatgtgtgttgagagcttctcTGACTATCCTCCTCTGG gCCGCTTTGCTGTTCGTGACATGAGACAGACGGTTGCTGTGGGTGTCATCAAAGCAGTGGACAAGAAGGCAGCTGGAGCTGGCAAGGTCACCAAGTCTGCCCAGAAAGCTCAGAGGGCTAAATGA